From Candidatus Sphingomonas colombiensis, one genomic window encodes:
- a CDS encoding amino acid adenylation domain-containing protein → MATATEIAPTIFAPIAPSPALRDDEPYARDELLHEIFDAACQAYATHQAVQQIDVDPESSRRTELTYVELRDRAWRFAHRLRELGVKRGDRVVICLPRGLDQYMAILGTLWCGACYVPVDWSYPQDRIDYIVEDSAAVLVVTESQRADAMPVRALAVDAALGDLAARPAEPLERAQTGATPDDLAYIIYTSGTTGRPKGVMITHRNVCHLVRSECAILALDATDRVFGGFSLAFDMSVETMWSAFFVGAKLLVASEALATAGPDMAIVLAAEGVTVWHVVPSLLTLVETEMPTLRLLNLGGEACPPDLVDRWARPGLRILNTYGPTETTVTATWTEVQPGRRVTIGRPLPGYTAWIVDEELWPVPAGAEGELVIGGPGVGAGYVNRPDLTAEKFVQTPFEGPDGETVLIYRSGDLVRLDAVGDIDFVGRIDTQVKIRGFRVELGEIEAVIADDPTVAQAVVQLFRDDDGAEFLAGFIVPRGGAAVDLEAVRARVRDRLPNYMRPAGYQLLDALPTLPASGKVDRKALQRPVLAPAADRETVAPATPLEETLHEIWAEAFAPQKVSVLDDLFEDLGGHSLKAARLVSAIRKAPGLAGVSIQDLYAAPNIRALAARLGSAAPEHVAEALPFHRIAAWKRWLCGFAQTIALIPIFTIAGLQWFFPYVAYTRLADQVDRVTALLMSGLSFIFIPPLAMLASILVKWLVIGRFRAGDYPLWGSYYFRWWFVRRFSEVIATPYLAGTPLIRTYYRLLGAKVGRDAFIGRGNIDVADLVTIGDGAIVSDYAMLATSSVERGLLRLGRADIGPGAFVGSMAVVGRDCSIGAGAALEDLSALPVGERIPPRERWSGSPAACVEHGIAWEPRPRGGFARRFTVGLALTLAALILPLVAIVPIAPGLISMIEIDWRSETYTYLLIAPVLATTYVILMCVLTVVAKRLFLGRVRPGRYRMDSWFYVRFWFVQQVNDLALRLLHPIYATLYVIPWYRALGVKVGRRAEISTAAAIVPDLVDIGPESFIADAVLFGAARVEPGAIRLAHTRIGRRSFIGNSALLPTGATIGDGVLIGVLSKPPESGEAARADGTWFGSPPISLPVRQKVALFDEGARFNPGPKLVAKRLSIEAVRVTLSLTAFIVFFSLLLSAVGELDDMRNGGYLVLVAFPFLYVGFALACGLAVVALKWLVMGRYKPTTQPLWSTFVWRTELVTATYENLAVPNLLEPLRGTPWLPAYFRLLGCKIGKRCYLDTTDLTEHDLVTIGDDVALNDLAGLQTHLFEDRVMKVSGVTVKDRATIGSYAIVLYDAEIGEDAQLGDLSVVMKGESLPDGTSWEGSPARLTRGG, encoded by the coding sequence ATGGCCACCGCAACGGAAATCGCTCCCACCATCTTCGCCCCGATCGCGCCGTCACCGGCGCTGCGGGATGACGAACCCTATGCGCGTGACGAGCTGCTCCACGAGATTTTCGATGCGGCGTGTCAGGCCTATGCGACGCATCAGGCGGTGCAGCAGATCGATGTCGATCCCGAAAGCAGTCGCCGTACCGAACTGACCTATGTCGAGCTGCGCGATCGTGCGTGGCGCTTCGCCCATCGTTTACGCGAACTTGGCGTGAAGCGCGGCGATCGCGTGGTGATCTGTCTGCCGCGCGGGCTCGATCAATATATGGCGATCCTCGGCACGCTCTGGTGCGGCGCGTGTTATGTGCCGGTTGACTGGAGTTATCCGCAGGATCGGATCGACTATATCGTCGAGGATAGCGCGGCGGTGCTCGTCGTCACCGAAAGCCAGCGGGCCGATGCGATGCCGGTACGCGCGCTCGCGGTGGACGCGGCGCTGGGCGATCTCGCCGCGCGGCCGGCCGAGCCGCTCGAGCGCGCGCAGACCGGCGCGACGCCCGACGATCTCGCCTATATCATCTACACCTCGGGCACGACCGGGCGGCCGAAGGGGGTGATGATCACCCATCGCAACGTCTGCCACCTCGTTCGTTCGGAATGCGCGATTCTCGCGCTCGATGCGACGGACCGGGTGTTCGGCGGCTTCAGCCTCGCGTTCGACATGTCTGTCGAGACGATGTGGAGCGCATTCTTCGTCGGCGCCAAGCTGCTCGTCGCGTCAGAGGCGCTGGCCACGGCGGGGCCGGACATGGCGATCGTGCTCGCGGCCGAGGGGGTGACGGTATGGCATGTCGTCCCGTCGCTGCTCACGCTGGTCGAGACGGAAATGCCGACGCTGCGGCTGCTCAATCTGGGTGGGGAGGCGTGCCCGCCCGATCTGGTCGATCGCTGGGCGCGGCCGGGCCTGCGCATCCTCAATACCTATGGCCCCACCGAAACCACCGTGACGGCAACCTGGACGGAGGTGCAGCCCGGCCGGCGTGTCACGATCGGGCGGCCGCTGCCCGGCTATACCGCGTGGATCGTCGACGAGGAATTATGGCCGGTGCCGGCGGGCGCGGAAGGCGAGCTGGTGATCGGTGGCCCTGGCGTTGGCGCGGGTTATGTCAACCGGCCGGACCTGACGGCGGAGAAATTCGTCCAGACCCCGTTTGAGGGGCCGGATGGCGAAACCGTGCTGATCTATCGTTCCGGCGATCTCGTGCGGCTCGATGCGGTGGGCGATATCGATTTCGTCGGGCGGATCGACACGCAGGTGAAGATTCGCGGCTTCCGCGTCGAACTGGGCGAGATCGAGGCGGTGATCGCCGACGATCCGACGGTGGCGCAGGCGGTGGTCCAGCTGTTTCGCGATGATGACGGCGCGGAGTTCCTCGCCGGTTTCATCGTTCCGCGCGGCGGCGCGGCGGTCGATCTGGAGGCGGTGCGCGCGCGGGTGCGCGATCGCCTGCCCAATTACATGCGACCGGCGGGTTATCAGCTGCTCGATGCGCTGCCGACCCTGCCGGCATCGGGCAAGGTAGATCGCAAGGCGTTGCAGCGCCCCGTGCTCGCCCCGGCCGCCGATCGCGAGACCGTCGCGCCGGCAACGCCGCTGGAGGAGACGCTTCACGAAATCTGGGCCGAGGCATTCGCGCCGCAGAAGGTATCGGTGCTCGACGATCTGTTCGAGGATCTCGGCGGCCACTCGCTCAAGGCGGCGCGGCTGGTATCGGCGATCCGCAAGGCGCCGGGGCTGGCGGGGGTGTCGATCCAGGATCTTTATGCGGCGCCGAACATCCGCGCGCTCGCCGCCCGGCTGGGCAGCGCGGCGCCGGAGCATGTCGCGGAGGCGCTGCCGTTTCATCGCATCGCCGCGTGGAAACGCTGGCTGTGCGGTTTCGCGCAGACGATCGCGCTGATCCCGATCTTCACCATCGCCGGGCTGCAATGGTTCTTCCCTTATGTCGCCTATACGCGGCTTGCCGATCAGGTCGATCGCGTCACCGCGCTGCTGATGAGCGGGCTGAGTTTCATTTTCATCCCGCCGCTCGCGATGCTGGCGTCGATACTCGTCAAATGGCTGGTGATCGGGCGGTTCCGCGCGGGCGATTATCCCTTGTGGGGCAGCTATTATTTCCGCTGGTGGTTCGTGCGGCGCTTCTCGGAGGTGATCGCGACGCCCTATCTGGCGGGCACGCCGCTGATCCGCACTTATTACCGGCTGCTCGGGGCGAAGGTTGGCCGCGATGCCTTTATCGGGCGCGGCAATATCGATGTCGCCGATCTGGTGACGATCGGCGACGGCGCGATCGTCAGCGATTATGCGATGCTCGCGACCAGCTCGGTGGAGCGCGGGCTGCTCCGGCTAGGCCGGGCGGATATCGGGCCCGGCGCATTCGTCGGTTCGATGGCGGTGGTCGGTCGCGATTGCTCGATCGGCGCGGGCGCGGCGCTGGAGGACCTTTCCGCGCTGCCGGTCGGTGAGCGCATCCCGCCGCGCGAACGCTGGAGCGGATCGCCCGCCGCCTGCGTCGAACACGGCATCGCATGGGAGCCGCGCCCGCGCGGCGGCTTCGCGCGGCGCTTCACGGTCGGCCTCGCGCTGACGCTCGCCGCGCTGATCCTGCCGCTGGTCGCCATCGTGCCGATCGCGCCGGGCCTGATCTCGATGATCGAGATCGACTGGCGCAGCGAGACCTACACCTATCTGCTGATCGCGCCGGTGCTCGCCACCACCTATGTCATCCTGATGTGCGTGCTGACGGTGGTCGCCAAGCGGCTGTTCCTGGGCCGCGTCCGGCCGGGGCGCTATCGCATGGATAGCTGGTTCTACGTCCGTTTCTGGTTCGTCCAGCAGGTCAACGATCTCGCGCTCCGGCTGCTCCATCCGATCTATGCGACGCTTTACGTCATCCCCTGGTATCGCGCGCTCGGTGTGAAGGTCGGGCGGCGCGCGGAGATATCCACGGCGGCGGCGATCGTCCCCGATCTGGTCGATATCGGGCCGGAGAGCTTCATCGCCGATGCCGTGCTGTTCGGCGCGGCGCGGGTCGAGCCGGGCGCGATCCGGCTGGCGCATACGCGGATCGGGCGGCGCAGCTTCATCGGCAATTCCGCCTTGCTGCCGACCGGCGCGACGATCGGCGACGGCGTGCTGATCGGCGTGCTTTCCAAGCCGCCCGAAAGCGGCGAGGCGGCACGCGCGGACGGCACCTGGTTCGGCTCCCCGCCGATCTCGCTGCCCGTGCGCCAGAAGGTCGCGCTGTTCGATGAGGGCGCGCGCTTCAATCCGGGGCCGAAACTGGTCGCCAAGCGGCTGTCGATCGAGGCGGTTCGCGTCACCTTGTCACTGACCGCGTTCATCGTCTTCTTCAGCCTGTTGCTGTCGGCGGTGGGCGAGCTGGATGACATGCGCAACGGCGGCTATCTCGTGCTGGTCGCGTTCCCGTTCCTCTATGTCGGGTTCGCGCTGGCGTGCGGGCTGGCGGTTGTGGCGCTCAAATGGCTGGTGATGGGGCGCTACAAGCCCACTACGCAGCCATTGTGGAGCACCTTCGTCTGGCGCACCGAGCTGGTGACGGCGACCTATGAGAATCTCGCGGTGCCCAATTTGCTGGAGCCATTGCGCGGAACGCCGTGGCTGCCGGCCTATTTCCGGCTGCTCGGCTGCAAGATCGGCAAGCGTTGCTATCTCGACACCACCGATCTGACCGAGCACGATCTGGTGACGATCGGCGACGATGTGGCGCTGAACGATCTGGCGGGCCTCCAGACGCATCTGTTCGAGGATCGCGTGATGAAGGTGAGCGGTGTCACCGTGAAGGATCGCGCGACGATCGGCTCCTATGCGATCGTACTCTACGATGCGGAGATTGGTGAGGATGCGCAGCTCGGCGATCTGTCCGTGGTGATGAAGGGCGAATCCCTGCCTGACGGAACCTCATGGGAAGGATCGCCCGCCCGCCTCACGCGCGGCGGATGA
- a CDS encoding 4'-phosphopantetheinyl transferase superfamily protein yields the protein MMRIQWVTAGEVVPPLARDAAFVWYGRLDDAGALLKRAALTSDDLADLADLAARPQAAWRAERRRATRALLATLVGVHPDTIVLARSPFGALEVLAPAGWWLSVAGQGAHCAIALARVPIGVDIEPLGQPVLPDDLFTPRELRAGGDRLLRWTAKEAHAKRFARADAADPRAIEIDLSGEVIRASSGDGVSRCVSRRAGGAIITVALPV from the coding sequence ATGATGCGCATCCAATGGGTGACGGCGGGAGAGGTAGTCCCGCCGCTCGCCCGCGACGCGGCTTTCGTGTGGTACGGTCGGCTCGATGACGCGGGCGCGCTGCTGAAGCGTGCGGCGCTGACCTCGGACGATCTCGCCGATCTCGCCGATCTCGCCGCCCGCCCGCAGGCGGCGTGGCGCGCGGAGCGGCGGCGGGCGACGCGCGCTTTGCTCGCGACGCTGGTGGGGGTGCATCCGGATACGATCGTGCTGGCGCGCTCACCGTTCGGTGCCCTGGAGGTGCTCGCCCCCGCCGGATGGTGGCTGAGCGTCGCGGGGCAGGGCGCGCACTGCGCGATCGCGCTGGCGCGTGTGCCGATCGGCGTGGATATCGAGCCGCTCGGCCAGCCCGTGCTGCCCGACGACCTGTTCACCCCGCGCGAGCTGCGCGCTGGCGGCGACCGCCTGTTGCGCTGGACCGCGAAGGAAGCCCATGCCAAGCGCTTCGCCCGCGCCGACGCCGCCGATCCGCGCGCGATCGAGATCGATCTGTCGGGAGAGGTGATCCGTGCCTCATCCGGCGACGGAGTATCCCGCTGCGTCTCGCGGCGTGCCGGCGGGGCGATCATCACCGTCGCGCTGCCCGTTTGA
- a CDS encoding serine hydrolase has translation MTAATVGVVALAAGAPASADPALAQVDAIFSRWASNKAAPGCAVAVSRDGKPVAARAYGMADLESGIPATVDSIYEAGSDSKQFTAAALLMLARDGKLSLDDDVRKFLPELPEYGATITLRHMLHHVSGLRDWGSLAALEGWPRNSRTADNDDVLKLVAQQKELNFAPGSHYLYSNSNYNLAAIVVARVGGQSLADFTRDRIFKPLGMTQTSWRDDHGRVVIGRTGAYEASAAGYRNEQVIEDAYGNGGLLTTVGDLVKWQAALDSDFFGKGFVAEMEQPFVLTGGARMAYGLALVGGDHNGVFEVSHSGSTGGYRAWMARYPAQKLAVSLLCNTGEADTPVLGRQVADLYLPAYRAKPYAPRAPLPTGVWADRLTGFPYRFAADGKGGLTVNGRALVPVGAGRWLLREDVFAFSGKALVRETREGERQSFDRVDAPVADLAAYAGRYCSSEIASCITVTVDGDRLVFSGPRWSGQPLEPAYRDVFTGEAKPLETSIVLKFHRDAAGGVDTLRVGETRAFNLLFRRTG, from the coding sequence ATGACCGCAGCGACCGTTGGCGTCGTCGCGCTTGCCGCCGGTGCGCCCGCCTCCGCCGATCCCGCGCTCGCTCAAGTCGATGCCATCTTCTCGCGCTGGGCGAGCAACAAGGCTGCGCCGGGTTGTGCGGTGGCCGTGTCGCGCGATGGCAAGCCGGTCGCCGCGCGTGCTTATGGCATGGCCGATCTGGAAAGCGGCATCCCCGCCACAGTCGATTCGATCTACGAGGCAGGATCGGATTCGAAGCAGTTCACCGCCGCCGCGCTGTTGATGCTGGCGCGTGACGGCAAGCTGTCGCTCGACGATGACGTGCGCAAGTTCCTCCCCGAGCTGCCCGAATACGGCGCGACGATCACGCTGCGCCACATGCTCCACCATGTCAGCGGGTTGCGCGACTGGGGCTCGCTGGCGGCGCTGGAGGGCTGGCCGCGCAACAGCCGCACCGCGGACAATGATGACGTGCTGAAGCTGGTCGCGCAGCAGAAGGAACTGAACTTCGCGCCCGGCTCGCATTATCTCTACAGCAACAGCAATTATAACCTCGCCGCGATCGTCGTCGCGCGGGTCGGCGGCCAGTCGCTGGCGGATTTCACGCGCGATCGCATCTTCAAGCCGCTAGGCATGACGCAGACGAGCTGGCGTGACGATCACGGCCGCGTCGTTATCGGGCGCACCGGCGCTTACGAGGCGTCGGCGGCGGGCTATCGTAACGAGCAGGTGATCGAGGACGCTTATGGCAATGGCGGCTTGCTGACCACGGTCGGCGATCTCGTCAAATGGCAGGCTGCGCTCGATAGCGACTTCTTCGGCAAGGGCTTCGTCGCGGAGATGGAGCAGCCATTCGTGCTGACCGGCGGGGCCAGAATGGCTTATGGTCTGGCGCTGGTCGGCGGCGATCACAACGGTGTGTTCGAGGTGAGCCATTCCGGCTCCACCGGCGGCTATCGCGCATGGATGGCGCGCTACCCGGCGCAGAAGCTCGCGGTGTCGTTGCTGTGCAACACCGGCGAGGCGGATACGCCGGTGCTCGGCCGTCAGGTGGCGGACCTGTATCTGCCCGCTTATCGCGCCAAGCCCTATGCCCCGCGCGCGCCATTGCCGACGGGCGTTTGGGCCGATCGGCTGACCGGCTTCCCCTATCGTTTCGCGGCCGACGGCAAGGGCGGCCTGACGGTGAACGGCCGCGCGCTCGTTCCGGTCGGGGCTGGGCGCTGGCTGCTGCGCGAGGACGTGTTCGCTTTCTCCGGCAAGGCGCTGGTGCGTGAAACGCGCGAGGGCGAGCGTCAGTCGTTCGATCGCGTCGATGCACCCGTCGCGGATCTGGCGGCTTATGCCGGGCGCTATTGTTCGAGCGAGATCGCGTCGTGCATCACCGTCACGGTCGATGGCGATCGCCTCGTGTTCAGCGGCCCGCGCTGGAGCGGTCAGCCGCTTGAGCCTGCGTATCGCGATGTCTTCACCGGCGAGGCCAAGCCGCTGGAGACCAGCATCGTGCTCAAATTCCATCGCGATGCCGCTGGCGGCGTCGACACGCTGCGCGTCGGCGAAACCCGCGCCTTCAACCTTCTGTTTCGGCGAACCGGCTGA
- a CDS encoding TonB-dependent receptor yields the protein MSIRRDSLRHALLRGTAGTTLIISSLLGGVALAQTVPAPAPVAADASADASADIVVTGSRIDKAGFDAPTPTTVVGEAELQIGARPSIAQALNDLPQFRATQSPTSTVANTNSSASAMDLRGLGVTRTLTLLNNRRFTGSADLNTIPQNMVKRVEVVTGGASAAWGSGAVGGVVNLILDDKLQGLTVGAQNGISSRGDGHRYSFNGSFGTSFAGGRGHFMIGGEYQQDEGIFDRFSRPNVGSTDLFAPVGGVNGHKLILSHDVFYSNYGTNGLITGVNGAPNGLIGQTFNADGSMRPFRFGQVSGTSMVGGEGVSSNSEHTLTNPYQRYNSYARVSFDVGQAKFWADATFSRIWAKYPFYAETGTYTLKGSNPFVQQALGGQIGATDTISVGRVFEDYGMRTFGFSRRNVEGAIGVDGTIGDGNWKYSAYYAHGEMRNAQSYDNQITGANLTNALDAVYDGNGKIVCSVALSDPNTACRPLNILGAGRADPAAVSYVFGNQASVVYTTKLDTTGFSLRGDAFNTWAGPVSVAVGGEARWESMTTNSLDPVSAAKGFSRFNFSPLNGGFNVQEGFGEIAIPLLDQSFSKLDINGAARYSHYSTSGGIWSWKLGVTDRIFNNLLLRASRSRDIRSGSLTELFTTQATSFFSVAENGNTYNNVARFTGGNPNLRPEIGSTLTLGAVFTPTMVPGLNLSVDYYQIDIKDAIVSLSAQDIITSCGLGNANACAQITRDANGAPTTIRSTYINLAEYKTRGLDMEASYTLPMSRVSNLPGALRFRVLATYVPKVEINNGVAVIQRAGDVGDGVNFGTPKWRGNGSISYANSDFSIDARVRYVGGGDYDHTLDLANNKITSRTYFDLGGQTTIGGFTLFASVNNVFDRKPPLTTYGSVFYDSIGRYLNVGAKVHF from the coding sequence ATGTCGATCCGTCGTGACAGCCTGCGCCATGCGCTTCTGCGGGGTACCGCTGGAACCACCCTGATCATCTCGTCGCTGCTCGGCGGCGTGGCACTGGCGCAAACAGTGCCGGCGCCGGCGCCGGTGGCGGCCGATGCGTCCGCCGACGCGTCCGCCGATATCGTCGTGACCGGGTCGCGCATCGACAAGGCCGGCTTCGACGCGCCGACGCCGACCACCGTGGTGGGTGAGGCCGAGCTGCAGATTGGCGCCCGTCCGAGCATCGCGCAGGCGCTCAACGATCTGCCGCAGTTCCGTGCGACGCAGAGCCCGACGAGCACCGTTGCGAACACCAATTCCTCGGCGTCCGCGATGGATCTTCGCGGCCTTGGCGTGACGCGCACCCTGACGCTGCTCAACAACCGTCGCTTCACCGGCTCGGCCGATCTGAACACGATCCCGCAGAACATGGTGAAGCGCGTTGAAGTCGTAACCGGCGGCGCGAGCGCGGCCTGGGGCTCGGGCGCGGTCGGCGGCGTGGTCAACCTGATCCTCGACGACAAGCTCCAGGGCCTGACGGTCGGCGCGCAGAACGGCATCTCCTCGCGCGGCGACGGCCATCGCTACAGCTTCAACGGCTCGTTCGGCACCAGCTTCGCCGGCGGCCGCGGTCACTTCATGATCGGCGGCGAATACCAGCAGGACGAGGGCATCTTCGATCGCTTCTCGCGCCCGAACGTCGGCAGCACCGATCTGTTCGCGCCGGTCGGCGGCGTGAACGGCCACAAGCTGATCCTGTCGCACGACGTTTTCTATTCGAACTACGGCACGAACGGCCTGATCACCGGCGTCAACGGTGCGCCGAACGGGCTGATCGGGCAGACCTTCAACGCCGATGGTTCGATGCGTCCGTTCCGGTTCGGTCAGGTCAGCGGCACGTCGATGGTCGGCGGCGAGGGCGTTTCGTCGAACAGCGAGCACACGCTGACCAACCCGTATCAGCGTTACAATTCCTATGCCCGCGTCAGCTTTGACGTTGGTCAGGCGAAGTTCTGGGCCGATGCGACGTTCAGCCGCATCTGGGCGAAATATCCGTTCTATGCCGAAACCGGCACCTACACGCTGAAGGGCAGCAACCCGTTCGTGCAGCAGGCGCTGGGCGGTCAGATCGGCGCGACTGACACGATCTCGGTCGGCCGCGTGTTCGAGGATTACGGCATGCGGACCTTCGGGTTCAGCCGCCGCAACGTTGAGGGCGCGATCGGTGTCGACGGCACGATCGGCGACGGCAACTGGAAGTACAGCGCCTATTATGCGCATGGCGAAATGCGCAACGCGCAAAGCTATGACAACCAGATCACCGGCGCGAACCTCACCAATGCGCTCGACGCGGTGTATGACGGCAATGGCAAGATCGTCTGCTCGGTCGCGCTGAGCGATCCGAACACCGCCTGCCGCCCGCTCAACATCCTCGGCGCGGGCCGCGCCGATCCGGCGGCGGTGAGCTATGTGTTCGGCAACCAGGCGAGCGTGGTTTACACCACCAAGCTCGACACGACCGGCTTCAGCCTGCGTGGCGATGCGTTCAACACCTGGGCGGGGCCGGTATCGGTCGCCGTCGGTGGCGAGGCGCGCTGGGAAAGCATGACGACCAACTCGCTCGATCCGGTGTCGGCGGCGAAGGGGTTCAGCCGTTTCAACTTCTCGCCGCTCAACGGCGGGTTCAACGTGCAGGAAGGTTTCGGCGAAATCGCGATCCCGCTGCTCGATCAGTCGTTCAGCAAGCTCGATATCAACGGCGCGGCGCGCTACAGCCATTATAGCACGTCCGGCGGCATCTGGTCGTGGAAGCTCGGCGTCACCGATCGCATCTTCAACAACCTGCTGTTGCGCGCATCGCGTTCGCGTGACATCCGCTCGGGCAGCCTGACGGAGCTGTTCACCACGCAGGCGACGAGCTTCTTCTCGGTCGCGGAGAACGGCAACACCTACAACAACGTCGCCCGCTTTACCGGCGGCAACCCGAACCTGCGCCCGGAAATCGGCAGCACGCTGACGCTCGGCGCGGTGTTCACGCCGACCATGGTGCCGGGCCTCAACCTGTCGGTCGATTATTATCAGATCGACATCAAGGACGCGATCGTTTCGCTCAGCGCGCAGGACATCATCACGAGCTGCGGCCTGGGCAACGCCAATGCCTGCGCGCAGATCACGCGTGACGCGAACGGCGCGCCGACCACGATCCGTTCGACCTACATCAACCTCGCCGAATACAAGACGCGCGGGCTCGACATGGAAGCGTCGTACACGCTGCCGATGAGCCGCGTCAGCAACCTGCCGGGCGCGCTGCGCTTCCGGGTGCTGGCGACTTATGTGCCGAAGGTGGAGATCAACAATGGCGTGGCGGTGATCCAGCGCGCCGGCGATGTGGGCGATGGCGTCAACTTCGGCACGCCGAAGTGGCGCGGCAATGGCTCGATCAGCTATGCGAACAGCGACTTCTCGATCGACGCGCGCGTGCGCTATGTCGGCGGTGGCGATTATGATCACACGCTCGATCTGGCGAACAACAAGATCACCAGCCGCACCTATTTCGATCTGGGCGGCCAGACGACGATCGGTGGCTTCACGCTGTTCGCGAGCGTGAACAACGTGTTCGATCGCAAGCCGCCGCTCACCACCTACGGCTCGGTCTTCTACGATTCGATCGGTCGTTATCTGAACGTCGGTGCGAAGGTTCATTTCTGA
- a CDS encoding response regulator, translating to MRIMLVEDDAALARGIASSLESEGLSVDIFGTGEDALMIAPSEPYAAIVLDLGLPGMDGIDLLHRLRQIGVATPILILTARDRIDDRILGLDRGADDYMVKPFDPRELHSRVRALMRRAHGTPAPVLRLGALEFDRSSRSVLLEGVAVPLRPRELAVLETLMTRPGRLVGKEQLSAEVFSFDDNVGINALEVYVGRLRRKLGDKGPAIRTVRGLGYMIEAA from the coding sequence ATGCGCATCATGCTGGTCGAGGATGACGCCGCGCTGGCGCGCGGCATCGCATCGTCGCTGGAGTCCGAGGGGCTGTCGGTCGACATCTTCGGCACGGGCGAGGATGCGCTGATGATCGCGCCGAGCGAGCCTTATGCCGCGATCGTGCTCGATCTGGGGCTGCCGGGAATGGACGGAATCGACCTGTTGCATCGGCTGCGTCAGATCGGGGTGGCGACACCGATCCTGATCCTGACGGCGCGCGATCGGATCGACGATCGTATCCTCGGGCTCGACCGTGGCGCGGATGATTACATGGTCAAGCCGTTCGATCCGCGCGAGCTGCATTCCCGCGTCCGTGCGCTGATGCGCCGCGCGCACGGCACGCCGGCGCCCGTGCTGCGTCTGGGCGCGCTGGAGTTCGATCGTTCGAGCCGTAGCGTATTGCTGGAGGGGGTGGCGGTGCCGCTGCGTCCGCGCGAGCTGGCGGTGCTCGAAACGCTGATGACGCGCCCCGGCCGGCTGGTCGGCAAGGAACAGCTTTCCGCCGAGGTGTTCAGCTTCGACGATAATGTCGGGATCAACGCGCTGGAGGTTTATGTCGGCCGGCTGCGGCGCAAGCTCGGCGACAAGGGCCCCGCGATCCGCACCGTGCGCGGCCTCGGCTATATGATCGAGGCGGCGTGA